Genomic segment of Microbacterium sp. BH-3-3-3:
CCCTCTGGCACGGCGAGCACGACCTGCGGGGCGTCGACGCCCTCGTGCTGCCCGGCGGATTCTCGTACGGCGACTATCTGCGCGCCGGGGCCATCGCCGCCTTCGCGCCGATCATGGCCGAGGTCAAAGACGCCGCGGCCAAGGGCATGCCCGTGCTCGGCATCTGCAACGGCTTCCAGATGCTCGTCGAGGCGCACCTGCTGCCCGGCGGCCTCATCCGCAACGCGCACCAGCAGTTCATCCGGCGCGACCAGCGCCTGCGCGTCGAGAACGCCTCGACCGCGTGGACCAGCGACTTCACCGAGGGCGACGAGATCGTCATCCCGCTGAAGAACGCCGACGGCGGCTACATCGCCGACGCCGAGACCCTGGCGCGCGTGAACGGCGAGGGCCTGGTGGCCTTCCGCTACGTGGGCGTGAACCCCAACGGCTCGCTCGACGACATCGCCGGCCTCACCAACGCGCGCGGCAACGTCGTGGGCCTCATGCCGCACCCCGAGCACGCGGTGGAGCCCGGCTTCGGCCCCGGCACCGACGTCGCGATGCGTTCGGGCGTCGACGGACTCGGCTTCTTCACCTCGGCCATCGCCGCCGTGGTGGGCGCCGCAGCCTGACACCCGGCGGGTCGCCGGGCCCCGCACGCCCACCTCGCGCGTGACGTGCGGAGGGCCGGGGGCGAGCGGAGGTCCTTCCGCCGCCCAGCGCCCTCCCGCGGCCCCTCGCCCTCCGCTGGTCACCGCGCTCCACACCTCACCGCGGTGCGCGCGTCCGCCCGCGGCGGGCATCGGGGCGCCCCCGCGATAGCGTGAGGGCGTGACCGAGAAGCGCGCGCCCGACCAGGACGCACT
This window contains:
- the purQ gene encoding phosphoribosylformylglycinamidine synthase subunit PurQ is translated as MTARIGVITFPGSLDDRDAQRAIRLAGGEPVALWHGEHDLRGVDALVLPGGFSYGDYLRAGAIAAFAPIMAEVKDAAAKGMPVLGICNGFQMLVEAHLLPGGLIRNAHQQFIRRDQRLRVENASTAWTSDFTEGDEIVIPLKNADGGYIADAETLARVNGEGLVAFRYVGVNPNGSLDDIAGLTNARGNVVGLMPHPEHAVEPGFGPGTDVAMRSGVDGLGFFTSAIAAVVGAAA